From the Vidua chalybeata isolate OUT-0048 chromosome 28, bVidCha1 merged haplotype, whole genome shotgun sequence genome, one window contains:
- the USP39 gene encoding U4/U6.U5 tri-snRNP-associated protein 2, producing the protein MSSRGRRDRDPREPRGTSAAGPARGSSRSRRDADGERQRGRRDAERERARREAAEALPVDLARVKREPGTGSGSGVWGGSGSAGPAAPVRVKREREPDGDSDPEPEPAVRYGRFDPEDQRSRHCPYLDTINKSVLDFDFEKLCSISLSHINVYACLVCGKYFQGRGLKSHAYIHSVQLSHHVFLNLHTLKFYCLPDNYEIIDSSLEDITYVLKPTFTAQHIAHLDKQAKLSRAYDGTTYLPGIVGLNNIKANDYANAVLQALSNVPPLRNYFLEEENYRRIQRPPGDIMFLLVQRFGELMRKLWNPRNFKAHVSPHEMLQAVVLCSKKNFQITKQGDGVEFLSWFLNALHTALGGTKRKKKTIVTDVFQGSMRIFTKKLPHPDLPAEEKAQLLQNSEYQERMVESTFLYLTLDLPTAPLYKDEKEQLIIPQVPLFSILAKFNGSTEKEYKTYKENFLKRFQLTRLPPYLIFCIKRFTKNNFFVEKNPTIVNFPITNVDLREYLSEEVQAAHSHTTYDLIANIVHDGKPSEGSYRIHVLHHGTGKWYELQDLQVTDILPQMITLSEAYIQIWKRREEDETNQQGA; encoded by the exons atgTCGAGCCGCGGGAGGCGGGACCGCGACCCCCGGGAGCCCCGCGGGACctccgccgccggccccgcccgcggctCCTCCCGCAGCCGCCGCGACGCCGACGGCGAGCGGCAGCGGGGCAGGCGAGACGCGGAGCGGGAGCGCgcgcggcgggaggcggcggagGCGCTGCCGGTGGATCTCGCACGCGTCAAGCGGGAACCGGGCaccggcagcggcagcggcgtCTGGGGGGGCTCCggcagcgccggccccgccgcgcccgtGCGGGTGAAGCGGGAGCGGGAGCCCGATGGAGACTCCGACCCTGAGCCCGAGCCCGCCG TGCGCTACGGGCGCTTCGACCCCGAGGACCAGCGTAGCCGGCACTGCCCCTACCTGGACACCATCAACAA GAGTGTCCTGGACTTCGACTTTGAGAAGCTCTGTTCCATCTCCCTGTCCCACATCAACGTCTACGCCTGCCTCGTCTGCGGGAAGTACTTCCAGG GCCGCGGGCTGAAGTCGCACGCCTACATCCACAGCGTGCAGCTGAGCCACCACGTGTTCCTCAACCTGCACACGCTCAAGTTCTACTGCCTGCCTGACAACTACGAGATCATTGACTCCTCCCTCGAGGACATCACG TACGTGCTCAAGCCCACCTTCACAGCCCAGCACATCGCCCACCTGGACAAACAGGCCAAGCTGTCCCGGGCCTACGATGGCACCACGTACCTGCCTGGCATCGTGGGGCTCAACAACATCAAGGCCAACGACTACGCCAACGCTGTGCTCCAG GCCCTGTCCAATGTGCCTCCCCTGAGGAATTACTTCCTGGAGGAGGAGAACTACCGGCGCATCCAGCGCCCGCCTGGGGACATCATGTTCCTGCTGGTGCAGCGCTTCGGGGAGCTCATGAGGAAGCTCTGGAACCCCCGGAACTTCAAGGCACATGTGTCACCCCACGAGATGCTGCAGGCCGTGGTGCTCTGCAGCAAGAAAAACTTCCAGATCACCAAGCAGG GGGATGGGGTGGAGTTCCTGTCCTGGTTCCTGAACGCGCTGCACACGGCGCTGGGCGGCaccaagaggaagaagaaga CCATTGTCACCGACGTGTTCCAGGGCTCCATGCGCATCTTCACCAAGAAGCTGCCACACCCTGACCTG CCCGCCGAGGAgaaggcacagctgctgcagaacagcGAGTACCAGGAGCGCATGGTGGAGTCCACGTTCCTGTACCTGACCCTGGACCTGCCCACGGCACCGCTCTACAAGGACGAGAAGGAGCAGCTCATCATCCCCCAGGTGCCCCTGTTCAGCATCCTGGCCAAGTTCAACGGCAGCACCGAGAAAGAGTACAAGACCTACAAGGAGAACTTCCTGAAGCGGTTCCAGCTGACGCGCCTGCCCCCCTACCTCATCTTCTGCATCAAGCGCTTCACCAAGAACAACTTCTTCGTGGAGAAGAACCCCACCATCGTCAACTTCCCCATCAC GAACGTGGACCTGCGGGAATACCTGTCTGAGGAGGTGCAGGCTGCGCACTCCCACACCACCTACGACCTCATCGCCAACATCGTACACGACGGGAAACCCTCGGAGGGCTCTTACCGCATCCATGTCCTGCACCAT ggcacagggaagtGGTACGAGTTGCAGGACCTGCAGGTGACCGACATCCTGCCCCAGATGATCACCCTGTCCGAGGCCTACATCCAG atCTGGAAGCGACGTGAGGAGGATGAGACGAACCAACAAGGCGCCTGa